The region GCCCAGCCGTACTGCGCGGAAATGGTGGGCACGATTGCATTGGCGAGGACCACGGCGAGCGAAGTTGCCGTGGTGTAAATGCCCATCGCTCGCCCCCGGTCTCGCGTGAACCAGGCAGGAATCACCTTCATCCCGGCCGAATAGTCAGCTCCGGCTGCAAAGCCCATTGCCAGTTGAATCAGAATGCCCGCCGTCAACGAGGTCGTCTCGCCAAAAAAGAACGTGAAGACACCGAGCGGAAGCAACGCGAGAGTCATCATGGCCCGACCGCCGAGAAAATCGGTCAGCATGCCTCCGATGATGTTTGCAACCACGTATCCCGCATAGAACGCCGTAACAAAGGCACCAAGGAGCGACACCTTGATACCGAGCGATGCGCCAACAGGCGCTGCGACCGTGCTCCATGCGACGCGGTCGACGTAGCTGAGAAGAAATGCTGCCCACACGATAAACAGAGCAACCCAGCGGTAGGGGCTCGCCGCTGTTACACCGACGCTTGACGCGGTCCAGTCCGCGCCCGATGCGTCACTCGACGACGTCAGGTTTTTTCCCACGACTCCTCCATGCAGGGCGTGCGTACGCCGCCCTTATTCTTTTTCCGATTTGACATCCGGCGCGTAAGGGGCGCCGGGCGTGTGTTGCCGGGTTGCGGCGTTACAGGTCCAGCACAAGTCTCCCGGACTTCGAGCGGGAGCAGCACGGTAGAAACTGGTCGTTTCGTGACTGCTCTTCCGGAGATAGGAACAGGTCTCGATGTTCCGGCTCGCCGTCGAGAACGCGGGTAAGGCAGGTTCCACAAATGCCCTGCTCGCACGAAACGGGTACGTCAACTCCAGCGTCCGCGAGCGCCTGCGTCACCGTGCGGTCTGCGGGGATGGTCACCGTCTTTCCAGTGCGCGCAAGGCACACTTCAAAGCTGCCATCGGCCGACGTGTCGACGGTGGGAGCCGAGAAAAACTCGTAATGCATTCGACTCTCTGGCCACCCGCTCGCACGCGCCGCATCAAGCACCGCGTTCATGAAGCCTTGCGGCCCGCAGACATAGAGATGCGTGTCCGGGGTTGCGTCCTTGAGCAGCGCATCAAGACGAAGGCGTTGGTGCTCATCCTCGTCGTCGAAGTGATAGTGAACGCGCTCAGCCCATGACGCGTCCGCGAGCCGCTCGAGGAAAGCCGCACGCGAACGCGAACGTACACAGTAGTGCAGCTCGAAATCTTTACCGGTACGGTCGAGGTGCTGTGCCATGCAAAGCAACGGAGTGAGTCCGATGCCCCCGGCCAACATCAGGTGCTTCGCGGGAACGGACGCGAGCGCGAAGTGATTGCGAGGCATACTGACGCTCAGTTCGTCCCCTTCTTTAACTGCGTCGTGCATACCTGCCGAACCACCTCGCGAGTGCTCTTCGCGTAACACGGCAATTTGATAACGCGAGCGCTCGTGGGGCGCGCTGCAAAGCGAATATTGCCGGACATGCCCCGTTGGCAAGTGGACATCGATGTGTGAGCCAGCATCGAACGCCGGCAAATCACGACCGTCTGGACTTGCGAATTCAAAACTGACGATGCCGTCAGCCTCGATATTGCGCCGCGCAACTCGTACCATCATTGTGGAATTCTTCATGGCCACCACCGTTACATAATCGACAAGCCGCCGTCGACCATCAGCGTGGTGCCGGTGATAAACGATGCCTCATCGCTCGCAAGCCATAGAATCGGCCATGAGACCTCCTCAGGAGACGCCCAACGTTCTAACAACGACGTGTCTTGCCTCTGTGTCTTGAGCACCTCTACACTCTTTCCAGCAGCCTGCGCCCGATTGACGTGAAAATCCGTCAGCGTCGAGCCTGGGCATATTGCGTTGGCACGCACACCGTGTACAGCCTCCTCGAAGGCAAGCGTGCGAGTCATAGCGAGCATGCCGGCCTTGGTTGCATCGTAGAGGCCCATGCCCTTGCGGCCGGTGACCGCGTAGCAGGACGACACGTTGACGATGCTCGCCGAACCCGCCGCGCGCAACAACGGCAAAGCAGCCCTGCAGTAGTTCGCGGTGCCCACCATATTCACCGACACCATGCTTTGCCATTCTTCCGGCGTCGCATCGGCGAGGGCGCTGTAGTTGCGCATTGCGGCGTTGTTGACGAGGACGTCAAGCCGGCCGAACGCACGTTGGGCAAGCTCGACGGCC is a window of Paraburkholderia phytofirmans OLGA172 DNA encoding:
- a CDS encoding PDR/VanB family oxidoreductase, which produces MKNSTMMVRVARRNIEADGIVSFEFASPDGRDLPAFDAGSHIDVHLPTGHVRQYSLCSAPHERSRYQIAVLREEHSRGGSAGMHDAVKEGDELSVSMPRNHFALASVPAKHLMLAGGIGLTPLLCMAQHLDRTGKDFELHYCVRSRSRAAFLERLADASWAERVHYHFDDEDEHQRLRLDALLKDATPDTHLYVCGPQGFMNAVLDAARASGWPESRMHYEFFSAPTVDTSADGSFEVCLARTGKTVTIPADRTVTQALADAGVDVPVSCEQGICGTCLTRVLDGEPEHRDLFLSPEEQSRNDQFLPCCSRSKSGRLVLDL
- a CDS encoding SDR family NAD(P)-dependent oxidoreductase, giving the protein MQGSRLRDKVALITGGGGGIGASTARVFCDEGAAVVLVDANPQALANIADDLLGRDAAARVQTYVADVANAEQASAAVELAQRAFGRLDVLVNNAAMRNYSALADATPEEWQSMVSVNMVGTANYCRAALPLLRAAGSASIVNVSSCYAVTGRKGMGLYDATKAGMLAMTRTLAFEEAVHGVRANAICPGSTLTDFHVNRAQAAGKSVEVLKTQRQDTSLLERWASPEEVSWPILWLASDEASFITGTTLMVDGGLSIM